From the Micromonospora lupini genome, one window contains:
- a CDS encoding SMP-30/gluconolactonase/LRE family protein: MTWRPTIAVLAGLCLATAAAPLPAGAAGPVSAHTTVAATFAGPPGSPPGACPTGAVYGSPLPSSSLTATKIRSGFNFLEGPVWVADGGYLLFSDMANGTGPYNVQPSTIRRFTPPSTFDTFIANAGSNGLALSADGQQIVAATHDQRNVSAYRLSDRSRSTVAANYQGRAFNSPNDVAVRSDGVTYFTDPNFQRGNRQDQMNGRTSVFRVSNGQVSLVDDRLRQPNGIALAPDGATLYVGAYSENKIYKYVVQPDGSIGERSVFVNYIGGPDGVTIDCAGNVYWAAGGDSLVHVYSPTGAQLGTIRPGFSGTTNVAFGGPDRQTLYVTSGPWGDSGLYSVRLNVPGYPY; the protein is encoded by the coding sequence ATGACCTGGCGACCCACAATTGCCGTACTGGCCGGTCTGTGTCTCGCGACCGCCGCCGCCCCGCTGCCCGCCGGTGCCGCCGGCCCTGTGAGCGCTCACACCACGGTCGCCGCCACGTTCGCCGGCCCGCCCGGCTCACCGCCCGGAGCCTGCCCGACGGGCGCCGTGTACGGCTCGCCGCTGCCGTCCAGCTCCCTGACCGCGACGAAGATCCGGAGTGGATTCAACTTCCTCGAAGGGCCCGTCTGGGTCGCCGACGGCGGCTACCTGCTCTTCTCCGACATGGCCAACGGCACCGGGCCGTACAACGTCCAGCCGTCGACGATCCGCCGGTTCACCCCGCCGTCGACCTTCGACACGTTCATCGCCAACGCCGGCAGCAACGGTCTGGCGCTGAGCGCCGACGGGCAACAGATCGTCGCCGCCACCCACGACCAGCGCAACGTGTCCGCGTACCGGTTGAGCGACCGGAGCCGCAGCACCGTCGCGGCGAACTACCAGGGTCGGGCGTTCAACTCGCCCAACGACGTCGCGGTCCGGTCGGACGGCGTCACCTACTTCACCGACCCCAACTTCCAGCGTGGCAACCGCCAGGACCAGATGAACGGTCGTACGAGCGTCTTCCGCGTCTCCAACGGTCAGGTGTCGCTCGTGGACGACCGGTTGCGCCAGCCCAACGGCATCGCGCTCGCGCCGGACGGGGCCACGCTGTACGTGGGCGCCTACTCCGAGAACAAGATCTACAAGTACGTCGTCCAGCCCGACGGCAGCATCGGCGAGCGCAGCGTGTTCGTGAACTACATCGGCGGTCCGGACGGCGTCACGATCGACTGCGCCGGCAACGTGTACTGGGCCGCGGGCGGGGACTCGCTGGTCCACGTCTACTCCCCCACGGGCGCCCAGCTCGGCACGATCCGGCCCGGCTTCTCCGGTACGACGAACGTGGCCTTCGGCGGCCCCGACCGGCAGACGCTCTACGTCACCTCGGGTCCGTGGGGCGACTCCGGCCTGTACAGCGTGCGGCTCAACGTCCCGGGCTACCCGTACTGA
- a CDS encoding family 43 glycosylhydrolase, whose amino-acid sequence MPLHRTEAAARRVTGPGRTGRGGAGRPRAVLAAVLVVLALSAGLPMAGPAHAAPAVSYTNPLVNQRADPHIFRHTDGYYYLTATVPQYDRIVLRRATTLQGLATAAETTIWNRHTSGEMGAHIWAPEIHFINNRWYVYFAAGRTDDVWRIRMYVLENANANPLTGSWTERGRITTPWDTFSLDASTFVAGGVRYLTWAQQEPGISTNSNVYLARMGPNPWQITGTVTRLVVPTYDWETRGYRVAEGPAVIQRDGRLFLTYSASATDANYCLGMLSASASANLLDAAAWSKSPNPVFTTNAATGQYGPGHNSFTVSEDGQSDILVYHDRNYRDISGDPLNDPNRRTRLQKLYWNADGSPNFGIPVPDGATPVRLRSHDLTTSYIRHYDYRARVEPNVANLADSQFRIVGGLAGGATVSLESTNFPGYYLRHYGFALSIARNDGSSVFSSDASFQRRAGLADSAGLSLESQNYPGRYVRHRDGLLYLEAVSTSAERASATFHLE is encoded by the coding sequence ATGCCGCTGCACCGCACCGAAGCCGCCGCCCGCCGAGTCACCGGCCCGGGGCGTACCGGTCGCGGTGGCGCCGGACGCCCCCGCGCGGTCCTGGCCGCCGTGCTTGTGGTGCTCGCCCTCTCGGCGGGCCTGCCGATGGCCGGGCCGGCGCACGCCGCACCCGCCGTGAGCTACACCAACCCGCTTGTCAACCAGCGAGCCGACCCGCACATCTTCCGGCACACCGACGGCTACTACTACCTGACCGCGACAGTGCCGCAGTACGACCGGATCGTGCTGCGGCGCGCGACCACCCTGCAAGGGCTGGCGACGGCGGCGGAGACGACGATCTGGAACCGGCACACAAGCGGGGAGATGGGCGCCCACATCTGGGCGCCGGAGATCCACTTCATAAACAACAGGTGGTACGTCTACTTCGCCGCCGGCCGGACCGACGACGTGTGGCGCATCCGGATGTACGTGCTGGAGAACGCGAACGCCAATCCGCTGACCGGTTCGTGGACCGAACGCGGCCGGATCACGACACCCTGGGACACCTTCAGCCTGGACGCCTCGACCTTCGTGGCGGGCGGCGTGCGCTACCTGACCTGGGCGCAGCAGGAGCCGGGCATCTCCACCAACTCGAACGTCTACCTCGCCCGGATGGGTCCCAACCCGTGGCAGATCACCGGCACCGTGACCCGGCTCGTCGTGCCGACGTACGACTGGGAGACCCGCGGCTACCGGGTCGCCGAGGGGCCCGCCGTGATCCAGCGCGACGGCCGCCTCTTCCTGACCTACTCCGCAAGCGCCACGGACGCCAACTACTGCCTCGGGATGCTGAGCGCCTCGGCAAGCGCGAACCTGCTCGACGCCGCCGCCTGGAGCAAGAGCCCCAACCCGGTGTTCACCACAAACGCGGCCACCGGGCAGTACGGCCCCGGCCACAACTCGTTCACCGTCTCCGAGGACGGGCAGAGCGACATCCTGGTCTACCACGACCGCAACTACCGCGACATCAGCGGTGATCCGCTCAACGATCCCAACCGGCGCACCAGGTTGCAGAAGCTGTACTGGAACGCCGACGGCAGCCCCAACTTCGGCATCCCGGTGCCCGACGGGGCCACCCCGGTCCGGCTGCGGTCGCACGATCTGACCACCAGCTACATCAGGCACTACGACTACCGGGCCCGGGTCGAGCCGAACGTCGCCAACCTCGCCGACTCCCAGTTCCGCATCGTCGGCGGCCTCGCCGGCGGTGCAACTGTGTCGCTGGAGTCGACGAACTTCCCGGGCTACTACCTGCGTCACTACGGCTTCGCCCTGTCCATCGCGCGCAACGACGGCTCGTCGGTCTTCTCCAGCGACGCGAGCTTCCAGCGCCGAGCGGGCCTGGCCGACAGCGCCGGGCTCTCCCTGGAGTCGCAGAACTACCCGGGCCGCTACGTGCGCCACCGCGACGGCCTGCTCTACCTGGAAGCGGTCAGCACGAGCGCCGAGCGCGCCTCGGCCACCTTCCACCTGGAATAG
- a CDS encoding GNAT family N-acetyltransferase → MTELRTPRLRLHPIDAAEGERIVGRRPEVGDTWADDYPFDGDVHGVRAFLNATAAHGDQRPFGHYRITRAADGLAIGGIGFKGQPADGCVEVGYGLSPSARGHGYAAEALAALLDLAAGHGLSHVVADTTADNVASQRTLERAGFRRVGVDGDLHLYEVLLDTAARPARVQ, encoded by the coding sequence GTGACCGAACTGCGAACGCCGCGACTGCGCCTGCACCCCATCGACGCGGCAGAGGGCGAACGCATCGTCGGCCGGCGCCCCGAAGTCGGCGACACCTGGGCCGACGACTATCCGTTCGACGGCGACGTCCACGGGGTCCGGGCCTTCCTCAACGCCACGGCCGCGCACGGGGACCAGCGCCCCTTCGGGCACTACCGCATCACCCGGGCCGCCGACGGGTTGGCCATCGGCGGCATCGGCTTCAAGGGCCAGCCGGCCGACGGATGCGTCGAGGTCGGCTACGGTCTCTCCCCGTCCGCGCGTGGTCACGGCTACGCGGCGGAGGCACTCGCGGCCCTGCTTGACCTCGCGGCCGGTCACGGGCTGTCCCACGTCGTCGCCGACACCACCGCGGACAACGTCGCCTCCCAGCGGACGCTCGAACGCGCCGGGTTCCGCCGCGTCGGCGTCGACGGCGACCTCCACCTGTACGAGGTCCTCCTCGACACGGCGGCGCGACCGGCTCGGGTGCAGTAG
- a CDS encoding alpha/beta fold hydrolase produces the protein MPDPEPTIVLVHGAFADSASWNGVIERLGAAYNVVAAANPLRSVAGDAAYVRDVAHGTGGPVVLVGHSYGGMVITQAAAGETSVRALVYVNAFAPDTGESGLSLSGKFPGSTLADTLVQYPLSTGGNEMAIGQDAYHAQFAADSSDDVAALMARTQRPITEQALSDGLTGEPAWRSLPSWFVFGDADKNIPAAAHRFMAERAAPRGQREVVGGSHAMAVARPGEVAESIIEAVRATS, from the coding sequence ATGCCCGATCCGGAGCCCACCATCGTCCTCGTGCACGGCGCGTTCGCCGACTCGGCGAGTTGGAACGGCGTGATCGAGCGGCTGGGCGCCGCGTACAACGTGGTGGCCGCCGCCAACCCGCTGCGCAGCGTCGCGGGCGACGCCGCGTACGTGCGGGATGTGGCGCACGGGACCGGCGGCCCGGTCGTTCTCGTCGGCCACTCCTACGGCGGCATGGTCATCACGCAGGCCGCGGCGGGCGAGACCTCGGTGCGGGCCCTCGTGTACGTCAACGCCTTCGCTCCGGACACCGGTGAGTCGGGGCTGTCGCTGTCCGGGAAGTTCCCCGGCAGCACGCTCGCCGACACCCTCGTGCAGTATCCGCTGTCCACCGGCGGCAACGAGATGGCGATCGGCCAGGACGCCTACCACGCGCAGTTCGCCGCGGACTCGTCGGACGACGTCGCCGCCCTGATGGCCCGGACCCAGCGGCCGATCACCGAGCAGGCCCTGAGCGACGGGCTCACCGGCGAACCGGCCTGGCGATCGTTGCCGAGCTGGTTCGTCTTCGGCGACGCGGACAAGAACATCCCGGCCGCCGCGCACCGGTTCATGGCCGAGCGGGCCGCCCCGCGCGGCCAGCGCGAGGTCGTCGGCGGTTCGCACGCGATGGCGGTGGCCCGGCCGGGCGAGGTCGCCGAGTCGATCATCGAGGCGGTCCGGGCCACCAGCTGA
- a CDS encoding GNAT family N-acetyltransferase: MGNWAVRQASAADVEAVAELRSVVLRADLERLGRYDEQRVRQRLRDGFAPAHTWMIEVSGAFAGCVSLRPADDAHWLEHFYLAPHLQGGGIGAAVLRGLLERCDRDGIRVRLNVLRGSPARRLYERHGFTVETEDPVDVFMVREPTPAGRDD; encoded by the coding sequence GTGGGGAACTGGGCGGTTCGGCAGGCGTCGGCGGCGGACGTCGAGGCGGTGGCCGAGTTGCGGTCCGTGGTGCTGCGGGCGGACCTGGAACGGCTCGGGCGCTACGACGAGCAGCGGGTGCGCCAACGGCTCCGGGACGGCTTCGCGCCGGCGCACACCTGGATGATCGAGGTGAGCGGCGCGTTCGCCGGCTGCGTGTCGTTGCGGCCGGCCGACGACGCGCACTGGTTGGAGCACTTCTATCTGGCTCCCCACCTGCAGGGCGGCGGCATCGGTGCGGCCGTGCTGCGCGGGCTGTTGGAGCGGTGCGACCGCGACGGCATCCGGGTCCGGTTGAACGTGCTGCGGGGCAGCCCGGCCCGGCGGTTGTACGAGCGGCACGGATTCACCGTCGAGACCGAGGACCCGGTGGACGTGTTCATGGTTCGTGAGCCGACCCCGGCCGGGCGCGACGACTGA
- a CDS encoding VanZ family protein yields MVIAGWHAWVGSFTGVVLITVAALPLAALAVWVLASRRSANGVAGAWRTSLAEFGIVYGTLPWVWMIMLPGSRAGAVSGRLSLVPLRDLFTILSDGGLVTLTGQVVGNLLVFAALGFFAPLRFAALASVPRILALAAGCSVLVEAAQYVLRLDRVTSVDDVLLNAAGAGLAALASRRWWRGRADTVSDRLRPVTASRR; encoded by the coding sequence GTGGTGATCGCGGGGTGGCACGCGTGGGTCGGCTCGTTCACCGGCGTGGTGCTCATCACGGTGGCCGCACTGCCGTTGGCGGCGCTGGCGGTGTGGGTTCTGGCCAGCCGTCGGAGTGCGAACGGCGTCGCGGGGGCGTGGCGGACGTCGCTGGCCGAGTTCGGCATCGTGTACGGGACGCTGCCGTGGGTCTGGATGATCATGTTGCCGGGCTCCCGGGCGGGTGCTGTCTCCGGGCGACTGAGTCTGGTGCCGCTACGTGACCTGTTCACCATCCTCTCCGACGGAGGGCTGGTGACGCTGACGGGTCAGGTCGTCGGCAACCTGCTGGTGTTCGCGGCGTTGGGATTCTTCGCTCCGCTCCGGTTCGCGGCACTGGCGTCCGTACCCCGGATCCTGGCGCTCGCGGCGGGCTGCTCGGTCCTGGTCGAGGCCGCGCAGTACGTCCTGCGGCTGGACCGGGTGACGTCCGTGGACGACGTCCTGCTCAACGCCGCCGGCGCTGGGCTGGCGGCGCTGGCGTCGCGCCGCTGGTGGCGCGGCAGGGCCGACACGGTGTCGGATCGGCTGCGACCGGTCACGGCGTCGCGACGCTGA
- a CDS encoding PLP-dependent aminotransferase family protein yields MQLRNAFRTQIEEGTLRPGTRVPSSRQLAADLGVSRSVVVEAYEQLCAEGYLVSQHGSGTSVATAARTDLGSALTPDGRAPAPAVCDLRTGGLHDSTFPRQDWIRAVSAVVTSAGRRELGYAPPSGLPVVRHTLAGYLGRVRGVRTRPEHLMITSGFAQGLALLCRELRDRGHDTLGVEDPGHPGEWEFVAEAGLRPVGIPVDSEGIRVDALAASGVRAALVTPASQFPTGATLSAQRRAHLVAWAEEVDGYVIEDDFDAALVAPAQRMPALQSLAPDRVIYAGSASKVLAPALRLGWLATPPDLTTRVERVRAGWDIGCSGLEQLAFARLIDTGAFDRHLRRLGADVQKRRQAVQQFVTRHLPDVTVLGGTGGLQAYLMLPARCAEEAMVQAARRRSVLVRGGRFYALGIDDRPPALVLGYAGVRGPELGRGLAGIAAAYRETTGGSGS; encoded by the coding sequence GTGCAGCTCCGTAACGCATTTCGTACGCAGATCGAGGAGGGCACGCTGCGTCCCGGCACCCGCGTGCCGTCGAGCCGACAGCTCGCCGCCGACCTCGGGGTGTCCCGCAGTGTGGTCGTCGAGGCGTACGAACAGCTCTGCGCCGAGGGGTACCTCGTCTCCCAACACGGCTCGGGCACCTCCGTGGCGACGGCGGCACGCACCGACCTCGGCTCGGCGCTCACGCCTGACGGCCGTGCGCCCGCCCCGGCGGTCTGCGACCTGCGCACCGGCGGTCTGCACGACTCCACCTTCCCCCGCCAGGACTGGATCCGGGCGGTCAGCGCCGTGGTCACCTCGGCCGGCCGCCGCGAGCTGGGGTACGCCCCACCGTCCGGCCTGCCTGTCGTCCGGCACACCCTCGCCGGCTACCTCGGCCGGGTGCGCGGCGTGCGCACCCGACCCGAACACCTCATGATCACTTCAGGCTTCGCGCAGGGCCTCGCGCTGCTCTGCCGCGAGCTGCGCGACCGGGGCCACGACACCCTGGGGGTGGAGGACCCGGGACACCCGGGCGAGTGGGAGTTCGTCGCCGAGGCCGGACTGCGTCCGGTGGGCATCCCGGTGGACAGCGAGGGCATCCGGGTCGACGCGCTGGCCGCGAGCGGGGTCCGCGCCGCCCTCGTCACCCCGGCCAGCCAGTTCCCGACCGGGGCCACGCTCAGCGCGCAACGCCGGGCGCACCTCGTCGCGTGGGCCGAGGAGGTGGACGGCTACGTCATCGAGGACGACTTCGACGCCGCCCTGGTCGCCCCGGCACAGCGGATGCCGGCGCTGCAGAGCCTCGCACCGGACCGGGTGATCTACGCCGGCAGCGCCAGCAAGGTCCTCGCCCCGGCGCTCCGCCTCGGCTGGCTGGCCACCCCGCCCGACCTGACCACACGCGTCGAGCGGGTCCGCGCCGGCTGGGACATCGGCTGCTCCGGCCTGGAACAGCTCGCCTTCGCCCGCCTGATCGACACCGGCGCCTTCGACAGGCATCTGCGCCGACTCGGCGCCGACGTCCAGAAACGCCGCCAGGCGGTCCAGCAGTTCGTCACCCGCCACCTGCCCGACGTCACGGTCCTCGGTGGAACCGGCGGGCTCCAGGCGTACCTGATGCTGCCGGCGCGGTGCGCCGAGGAGGCGATGGTGCAGGCGGCCCGCCGCCGGTCGGTGCTGGTCCGCGGTGGCCGCTTCTACGCCCTGGGAATCGATGACAGGCCACCGGCGCTGGTCCTCGGCTACGCCGGGGTACGCGGCCCCGAGCTGGGACGCGGCCTGGCCGGGATCGCGGCGGCGTACCGGGAGACGACAGGCGGCAGCGGTTCGTGA
- a CDS encoding anthranilate synthase component I family protein, translating into MRFIADRLELTADGPLADALAAVLTAVLGEPVRRRGAQQVWPVAGPPEVWAAVRAVQRAFAVRTTVPADSFAFGFLTTLAYEAARDMDELSVDRVVDDIPRCTLALFRHTVWWDLRAGTVRQLSASGPHLPKSDGALSLPELPVDHPEVPAAPAPSLVRDTVDEETFAARVKQCLRHIEVGDSYQIQIGHRIDVETTLTPLEVYRRLRHRNPSPYMYLTPWAGRTVIGASPELFLRIEQGRLSMRPIAGTAARAADPETDRRRVAELAASEKERAEHVMLVDLCRNDIGRVCVPGTLSVDAMFDVEPFAYVHHLVSTVSGQLADDADVWAAICATFPAGTMTGAPKLRAMEIIDGLEDEPRGVYAGAVGLVDVRGYAVLALCIRTAVHDGQRYRTQASAGVVADSTPGDEWRETLAKMSATYWALTGAELLS; encoded by the coding sequence GTGCGGTTCATCGCCGACCGGTTGGAGCTGACAGCCGACGGTCCGCTCGCCGACGCCCTGGCCGCCGTGCTCACCGCCGTCCTGGGCGAGCCGGTCCGGCGTCGCGGCGCCCAGCAGGTCTGGCCGGTCGCCGGGCCGCCCGAGGTGTGGGCCGCCGTCCGGGCCGTGCAGCGGGCGTTCGCGGTGCGCACCACGGTCCCCGCCGACAGCTTCGCCTTCGGCTTCCTCACCACCCTGGCGTACGAGGCCGCGCGGGACATGGACGAGCTCTCCGTCGACCGGGTGGTCGACGACATCCCCCGCTGCACCCTCGCGCTGTTCCGGCACACCGTCTGGTGGGACCTGCGCGCCGGCACGGTCCGGCAGCTCTCCGCCAGCGGCCCGCACCTGCCGAAGTCCGACGGTGCGCTCAGCTTGCCGGAGCTGCCCGTCGACCATCCGGAGGTCCCGGCCGCCCCGGCGCCCAGCCTGGTTCGGGACACCGTCGACGAGGAGACGTTCGCCGCCCGGGTGAAGCAGTGCCTGCGGCACATCGAGGTCGGCGACAGCTACCAGATCCAGATCGGCCACCGGATCGACGTGGAGACCACGCTCACGCCGTTGGAGGTCTACCGGCGGCTGCGCCACCGCAACCCGTCGCCGTACATGTACCTGACCCCGTGGGCCGGCCGGACCGTCATCGGGGCGAGCCCGGAGCTGTTCCTGCGCATCGAACAGGGCCGGCTGTCGATGCGGCCGATCGCCGGCACCGCGGCCCGGGCCGCCGACCCGGAGACCGACCGCCGGCGGGTGGCCGAGCTGGCGGCCAGCGAGAAGGAACGCGCCGAGCACGTCATGCTCGTCGACCTGTGCCGCAACGACATCGGCCGGGTCTGCGTGCCCGGCACGCTAAGCGTCGACGCCATGTTCGACGTCGAGCCGTTCGCGTACGTGCACCACCTGGTGTCCACCGTCTCCGGCCAGCTCGCCGACGACGCCGACGTGTGGGCGGCGATCTGCGCGACATTCCCGGCCGGCACCATGACAGGCGCGCCGAAGCTGCGGGCGATGGAGATCATCGACGGTTTGGAGGACGAGCCCCGGGGCGTCTACGCGGGCGCCGTCGGGCTGGTGGACGTACGCGGGTACGCGGTCCTCGCGCTCTGCATCCGCACCGCCGTGCACGACGGCCAGCGCTACCGCACCCAGGCGTCTGCCGGAGTGGTGGCCGACTCCACACCCGGCGACGAGTGGCGGGAGACGCTGGCCAAGATGAGCGCCACCTACTGGGCCCTGACCGGTGCGGAGCTGCTGTCGTGA
- a CDS encoding anthranilate synthase component II produces the protein MKVLLVDAYDSFTHIIDQYLRTLGARTVVVRSRTRTSDQLAALRPDAVVLGPGPGHPAESGHVELVRAFAGQVPLLGVCLGHQAIGLAYGGTVAVAKHLMHGKTSVVTHDGRGVFDGAPAPLTVTRYHSLIVADPAPLALHVTARSSDDGYVMGVRHRALAVEGVQFHPESVLTEDGLRLFDNFLRSASAALTAGSS, from the coding sequence GTGAAGGTCCTGCTCGTCGACGCGTACGACAGTTTCACCCACATCATCGACCAGTACCTGCGCACGCTCGGCGCGCGGACCGTTGTGGTCCGCTCCCGGACGCGGACCAGCGACCAGCTCGCGGCCCTGCGACCGGACGCGGTGGTGCTCGGCCCCGGGCCGGGTCATCCCGCCGAGTCCGGGCACGTGGAGCTGGTGCGCGCCTTCGCCGGCCAGGTCCCGCTGCTCGGCGTCTGCCTCGGTCATCAGGCCATCGGCCTCGCCTACGGCGGGACGGTAGCGGTCGCCAAGCACCTGATGCACGGCAAGACAAGCGTCGTCACGCACGACGGTCGGGGGGTCTTCGACGGCGCGCCCGCCCCGCTCACAGTGACCCGCTACCACTCGCTCATCGTCGCGGACCCGGCGCCGCTGGCCCTGCACGTCACCGCGCGGTCGTCCGACGACGGCTACGTGATGGGCGTACGACACCGGGCCCTCGCGGTCGAGGGGGTGCAGTTCCACCCGGAGAGCGTGCTCACCGAGGACGGGCTGCGCCTGTTCGACAACTTCCTGCGCAGCGCGTCGGCGGCGCTGACGGCGGGATCGTCATGA
- a CDS encoding SDR family NAD(P)-dependent oxidoreductase: MTDESAPLAVVTGAAGGIGRAVTAALTESGHRVLGVDVDPAGDPAAYASLVADVAVPEQVEQLFAGIHERYGLPEVLVNNAGVYHARAFLDYDPKTYAQVFDVNVGAAFFCTQAFARALIGAGRPGTVVNVASISGQSGSPDAAYGASKGACIALTHSLGRALAEHRIRVNAVAPGLVDTPMADRIPMRRRDDYRARIPVGRFGTPAEIAAAVAWLADPASSYVTATVLDVNGGLH, from the coding sequence ATGACCGACGAGTCGGCGCCCCTCGCGGTGGTCACCGGCGCGGCGGGCGGCATCGGTCGGGCCGTCACGGCGGCCCTGACCGAATCCGGGCACCGGGTGCTCGGCGTGGACGTCGACCCGGCCGGCGACCCGGCGGCGTACGCCTCGCTGGTCGCCGACGTGGCCGTGCCGGAGCAGGTGGAGCAGCTCTTCGCGGGGATCCACGAGCGGTACGGCCTGCCGGAGGTGCTGGTGAACAACGCAGGCGTCTACCACGCCCGGGCCTTCCTCGACTACGACCCGAAGACGTACGCGCAGGTGTTCGACGTCAACGTGGGCGCCGCGTTCTTCTGCACGCAGGCGTTCGCCCGCGCCCTGATCGGCGCCGGCCGGCCGGGCACGGTGGTCAACGTCGCCTCGATCAGCGGGCAGTCCGGCAGCCCGGACGCGGCGTACGGGGCGTCGAAGGGCGCGTGCATCGCGCTCACCCACAGCCTCGGCCGGGCGCTCGCCGAGCACCGTATCCGGGTCAACGCGGTCGCTCCCGGCCTGGTCGACACCCCGATGGCCGATCGGATTCCGATGCGGCGTCGAGACGACTACCGGGCCCGGATCCCGGTCGGCCGGTTCGGCACGCCGGCCGAGATCGCCGCGGCCGTCGCCTGGCTCGCCGACCCGGCCAGCAGCTACGTCACCGCCACGGTGCTTGACGTCAACGGCGGCCTGCACTGA
- a CDS encoding phenylacetate--CoA ligase family protein gives MWLPTTGPAADFAVDYLALHKSFYDRTLAPADLDAWRERQLRTVLDQVTTGSPFYARHLADVDLATITPATLDRLPFTTKTHLREEMLDVLSRPLADGVFFYETTGTTGRATPCPRDGREVVASNAHVTESWASIFRHHFGDHPPRIGLMGPTEVHSFGDTLGDIARNVGSLNAKIWPYSPVIGFAKALQLMKDLELEVVCCTPGVAMMLAKAAEHYGYRLREDFAVKLLFVTGEMCTPALARNLESVWGADVYNILYGSQEAFVIATACRNKRMHLSQTNYLIEVVDPETGASHGPRGSGELTVTMLIDGVKPLVRYRTGDAVIVEASDCDCEMAGDLVQIVGRTLDRIELGGRRFTAGQIESAVLSGVTGSGGYQVVIDHDPAAGGDRLTVRLELLKELVDDPARAADGVRERAAAALGVPVEVELTDGLDPIVSTGAFVSWKAARIVDRRVEADHETQVAQRMAGNRGYTT, from the coding sequence ATGTGGCTTCCGACCACCGGACCGGCGGCCGACTTCGCCGTCGACTACCTGGCCCTGCACAAGTCCTTCTACGACCGCACCCTCGCTCCCGCCGACCTCGACGCCTGGCGCGAACGCCAACTGCGGACGGTGCTCGACCAGGTGACCACCGGCTCGCCGTTCTACGCCCGGCACCTTGCCGACGTCGACCTCGCCACGATCACCCCGGCGACCCTCGACCGGCTGCCCTTCACGACGAAGACGCACCTGCGCGAGGAGATGCTCGACGTGCTCAGCCGGCCGCTGGCCGACGGGGTCTTCTTCTACGAGACGACGGGCACCACGGGCCGCGCCACCCCGTGCCCCCGCGACGGCCGGGAGGTGGTCGCCAGCAACGCCCACGTCACCGAGTCCTGGGCGTCGATCTTCCGCCACCACTTCGGCGACCACCCGCCGCGCATCGGGCTGATGGGTCCGACCGAGGTGCACTCGTTCGGCGACACCCTCGGTGACATCGCCCGCAACGTCGGTTCGCTCAACGCGAAGATCTGGCCGTACTCGCCGGTCATCGGCTTCGCCAAGGCGTTGCAGCTCATGAAGGACCTGGAGTTGGAGGTTGTCTGCTGCACGCCGGGCGTGGCGATGATGCTGGCCAAGGCGGCCGAGCACTACGGCTACCGACTGCGCGAGGACTTCGCCGTCAAGCTGCTCTTCGTCACCGGCGAGATGTGCACCCCGGCGCTGGCCCGCAACCTGGAGTCCGTCTGGGGCGCGGACGTCTACAACATCCTGTACGGCTCGCAGGAGGCGTTCGTCATCGCCACCGCCTGCCGCAACAAGCGGATGCACCTCTCCCAGACCAACTACCTGATCGAGGTGGTGGACCCGGAGACTGGCGCGTCGCACGGCCCGCGCGGCAGCGGCGAACTCACCGTCACCATGCTCATCGACGGGGTGAAGCCGCTGGTTCGCTACCGCACCGGCGACGCGGTGATCGTCGAGGCGTCCGACTGCGACTGCGAGATGGCCGGCGACCTCGTGCAGATCGTCGGCCGCACCCTGGACCGCATCGAGCTGGGAGGGCGACGCTTCACCGCCGGCCAGATCGAGTCGGCGGTCCTCTCCGGGGTCACCGGCTCGGGCGGCTACCAGGTGGTGATCGACCACGACCCGGCTGCCGGCGGTGACCGGCTGACCGTGCGCCTGGAACTGCTCAAGGAACTTGTCGACGACCCCGCGCGGGCTGCCGACGGCGTCCGGGAGCGGGCCGCCGCCGCGCTCGGCGTACCCGTCGAGGTGGAGCTGACCGACGGGCTCGACCCGATCGTCAGCACCGGCGCCTTCGTGAGCTGGAAGGCCGCCCGGATCGTCGACCGGCGGGTCGAGGCCGACCACGAGACCCAGGTGGCGCAGCGGATGGCGGGCAACCGTGGCTACACCACCTGA